A window of the Lates calcarifer isolate ASB-BC8 linkage group LG18, TLL_Latcal_v3, whole genome shotgun sequence genome harbors these coding sequences:
- the atp2b1a gene encoding plasma membrane calcium-transporting ATPase 1a isoform X3, with protein sequence MANNSYSGVKNSMVEANHDGEFGCTLKELRSLMELRGAEALSKIGESYGDIQGLCNRLKSSPVDGLSGQPTDIEKRKTVFGQNFIPPKKPKTFLQLVWEALQDVTLIILEVAAIVSLGLSFYKPPDAKRENCGRAAGGVEDENEAEAGWIEGAAILLSVICVVLVTAFNDWSKEKQFRGLQSRIEQEQKFTVVRGGQVIQIPVAEIVVGDIAQIKYGDLLPADGVLIQGNDLKIDESSLTGESDHVKKTQEKDPMLLSGTHVMEGSGKMVVTAVGVNSQTGIIFTLLGGGEDDDDDEEEKKKEKEEKKKQRKNKKQDGSVENRKKAKAQDGAAMEMQPLNSDEGADAEEKKKANLPKKEKSVLQGKLTKLAVQIGKAGLVMSAITVIILVVLFVVDTFWIQNLPWDKDCTPIYIQFFVKFFIIGVTVLVVAVPEGLPLAVTISLAYSVKKMMKDNNLVRHLDACETMGNATAICSDKTGTLTMNRMTVVQAYLAEKHYKKVPEPESIPPSILDILILGIAVNCAYTTKIMPPEKEGGLPRQVGNKTECALLGFSSDLKRDYQAIRNEIPEEKLYKVYTFNSVRKSMSTVLKMADGSYRMFSKGASEILLKKCYKILTANGESKVFRPRDRDDMVKKVIEPMASEGLRTICLAYRDFPASEGEPDWDNENDILTGLTCICVVGIEDPVRPEVPDAIRKCQRAGITVRMVTGDNINTARAIATKCGILQPGDDFLCLEGKEFNRRIRNEKGEIEQERIDKIWPKLRVLARSSPTDKHTLVKGIIDSTVAEQRQVVAVTGDGTNDGPALKKADVGFAMGIAGTDVAKEASDIILTDDNFSSIVKAVMWGRNVYDSISKFLQFQLTVNVVAVIVAFTGACITQDSPLKAVQMLWVNLIMDTFASLALATEPPTEALLLRKPYGRNKPLISRTMMKNILGQGVYQLVIIFSLLFAGEKVFDIDSGRNAPLHAPPSEHYTIVFNTFVMMQLFNEINARKIHGERNVFDGIFNNLIFCSIVFGTFIVQIVIVQFGGKPFSCVALSIDQWLWCTFLGFGSLLWGQVISSIPTSRLKFLKTAGHGTQKEEIPDEELEELEDMDEIDHAERELRRGQILWFRGLNRIQTQMDVVSAFQSGTSFQGALRRQASNSSQQQHDVTNVSSPTHVAFSTTTTTATAANTASATVGYPGGECIPQLHLPL encoded by the exons ATGGCGAACAACTCATACAGCGGGGTGAAGAACTCCATGGTGGAGGCCAACCACGATGGAGAGTTTGGCTGCACACTCAAAGAACTGCGCTCCCTTATGGAACTGAGAGGCGCTGAGGCGCTAAGCAAAATTGGGGAATCTTATGGGGATATTCAAGGACTCTGCAACCGATTAAAAAGTTCACCTGTAGATG GTCTAAGTGGACAGCCTACAGACATTGAGAAGCGAAAAACAGTGTTTGGGCAAAATTTTATACCACCCAAAAAGCCCAAAACTTTCTTACAGTTAGTGTGGGAGGCGCTACAGGATGTTACACTGATTATCCTAGAAGTGGCAGCCATAGTTTCACTAGGCCTTTCTTTTTATAAACCTCCAGATGCCAAAAGAGAAA actgtGGGAGGGCTGCTGGAGGTGTGGAGGATGAAAATGAGGCGGAAGCCGGCTGGATCGAGGGAGCTGCAATTCTTCTGTCAGTTATCTGTGTTGTGCTGGTGACAGCATTCAATGACTGGAGTAAAGAGAAGCAGTTTAGGGGCCTCCAGAGCCGCATCGAGCAGGAACAGAAATTTACTGTCGTCCGTGGAGGACAAGTTATTCAAATTCCTGTGGCTGAGATCGTGGTCGGCGACATTGCACAAATAAAATATG GTGACCTTTTGCCTGCTGACGGAGTCCTCATCCAAGGCAACGATCTTAAGATTGATGAGAGCTCACTCACAGGGGAGTCGGACCATGtcaagaaaacacaagaaaaagatCCAATGCTGTTATCAG GCACCCATGTAATGGAAGGCTCAGGGAAAATGGTGGTCACTGCTGTGGGTGTCAACTCTCAAACTGGAATTATCTTCACTTTACTTGGGGGCGGCGAGGACGATGACGAcgatgaggaggaaaagaaaaaggaaaaggaggagaagaaaaaacagagaaaaa ACAAGAAGCAGGATGGATCTGTGGAAAATCGTAAGAAAG CTAAAGCACAGGATGGTGCTGCTATGGAAATGCAGCCTCTGAACAGTGACGAGGGAGCCgatgcagaggagaagaagaaagccaACCTGCCAAAGAAAGAGAAGTCTGTCCTCCAGGGCAAACTGACCAAACTAGCTGTACAGATAGGCAAAGCAG GACTGGTTATGTCAGCCATCACTGTTATTATCCTGGTGGTGCTGTTTGTTGTAGACACCTTCTGGATCCAAAATCTGCCCTGGGACAAGGACTGCACACCCATTTACATTCAGTTCTTTGTGAAATTCTTCATCATTGGCGTCACCGTTCTGGTGGTGGCTGTTCCCGAAGGCCTGCCGCTTGCTGTAACAATCTCCCTGGCATATTCCGTTAAG aaaatgatgaaagacAACAACCTGGTGCGTCACTTGGACGCCTGTGAGACTATGGGCAATGCTACCGCCATCTGCTCTGACAAGACTGGTACTCTCACAATGAACCGCATGACTGTGGTGCAGGCCTACTTGGCTGAAAAGCACTACAAGAAAGTCCCTGAACCAGAGAGCATCCCCCCCTCCATTTTAGACATCCTGATTCTGGGCATCGCAGTCAACTGCGCCTACACCACCAAGATTATG CCTCCAGAGAAAGAAGGGGGCCTGCCACGTCAGGTGGGCAACAAGACCGAATGTGCCTTGCTTGGCTTTTCCTCTGACCTGAAGCGCGACTACCAAGCTATACGCAACGAGATCCCAGAGGAGAAACTGTACAAAGTCTACACCTTCAACTCAGTCCGCAAGTCTATGAGCACTGTGTTGAAGATGGCTGATGGCAGCTACCGCATGTTCAGCAAAGGAGCATCAGAAATTCTCTTAAAAAA GTGCTATAAAATCCTGACAGCAAATGGTGAGTCCAAGGTGTTTCGCCCACGGGACAGAGATGACATGGTTAAGAAAGTGATCGAGCCCATGGCCTCAGAGGGTCTGAGGACCATCTGCCTTGCATACAGAGATTTCCCTGCCTCTGAGGGTGAACCTGACTGGGACAATGAAAATGACATCCTCACTGGATTGACCTGCATCTGCGTCGTGGGCATTGAAGACCCAGTGAGACCCGAG GTCCCAGACGCTATCAGGAAATGCCAGCGCGCTGGCATCACAGTGCGGATGGTGACTGGGGACAACATTAACACAGCTCGAGCCATTGCCACCAAGTGTGGCATCCTACAACCCGGAGACGACTTCCTGTGCCTGGAGGGCAAAGAGTTCAACCGAAGGATACGCAATGAGAAAGGAGAG ATTGAACAAGAGCGCATTGACAAGATCTGGCCCAAACTACGAGTACTGGCTCGCTCTTcacccacagacaaacacacctTAGTGAAAG GTATTATCGACAGCACAGTGGCAGAACAGAGACAAGTGGTAGCAGTGACAGGAGATGGTACAAATGATGGTCCTGCCTTGAAGAAAGCTGATGTCGGCTTTGCCATG GGTATCGCTGGCACAGATGTAGCCAAAGAGGCATCTGACATCATCCTGACTGACGACAACTTTTCTAGCATCGTCAAAGCCGTCATGTGGGGACGCAACGTCTACGACAGCATTTCCAAGTTCCTCCAGTTTCAGCTAACTGTCAATGTGGTGGCTGTCATCGTAGCATTTACAGGAGCCTGCATCACACAG GACTCTCCACTGAAAGCGGTACAGATGTTGTGGGTCAATCTGATCATGGACACCTTTGCTTCACTAGCTCTGGCCACGGAGCCCCCCACAGAAGCCCTGCTGCTAAGGAAGCCATATGGCCGCAACAAGCCTCTCATCTCCCGCACTATGATGAAGAACATCCTCGGCCAGGGAGTGTACCAGCTAGTCATCATCTTTTCTCTACTCTTTGCTG GTGAGAAAGTGTTTGACATTGACAGCGGCAGGAACGCGCCCCTCCACGCCCCACCCTCTGAACACTACACTATTGTCTTCAATACCTTTGTAATGATGCAGCTTTTCAACGAGATCAATGCCCGCAAGATCCATGGTGAAAGGAATGTCTTTGACGGCATCTTCAACAACCTTATCTTCTGTAGTATTGTCTTTGGTACCTTCATTGTCCAG ATCGTCATAGTACAGTTTGGAGGGAAGCCATTCAGCTGTGTGGCTCTGTCCATCGACCAGTGGCTGTGGTGTACTTTCTTAGGCTTTGGCTCTCTACTATGGGGACAG GTAATCTCTTCGATACCAACCAGCCGCTTAAAATTCTTGAAAACGGCGGGCCACGGCACCCAGAAGGAGGAGATCCCAGacgaggagctggaggagctggaggacatgGACGAGATCGACCACGCCGAGCGGGAGCTTCGCCGAGGCCAGATCCTCTGGTTCCGAGGCCTCAATCGCATCCAGACTCAG ATGGATGTAGTGAGTGCGTTCCAGAGTGGAACTTCCTTTCAGGGGGCTCTAAGGCGGCAGGCCTCCAACTCCAGCCAACAACAGCACGATGTAACCAATGTTTCTAGCCCTACACATGTAGCCTTttctactactaccactactgcCACTGCCGCCAACACCGCTTCTGCCACTGTGGGGT ATCCGGGTGGTGAATGCATTCCGCAGCTCCATCTCCCTCTATGA